In one Deltaproteobacteria bacterium genomic region, the following are encoded:
- the xylA gene encoding xylose isomerase, translating into MASTASYFPSVKQIAYEGPKSDNPLAFKYYDANRKVAGKSLREHLKFAVCYWHSFCGEGADPFGSGTLNHKWEQGANAMDRAKARLDAAFEFFVKLGTPYYCFHDRDMAPEGQSISESEKNLQTMVGLAKKMQESTGVKLLWGTANLFSHPRYMNGAATNPDMRVVAHAAAQVHAALAATVELGGTSYVFWGGREGYNALLNTDMKRELDNLAQFLSLTRDYGRKIGFKGDFLIEPKPMEPSKHQYDFDAATTIGFLRHHGLDKDFKLNIEANHATLANHTFAHELQVASDSGLLGSIDANRGDAQNGWDTDQFPTNVYDAVEAMMVILSSGGFVHGGINFDAKVRRNSTDVEDLFIGHIGAMDNFAFGLEVAANLIESGAISKLRGARYESFQSGIGRDFSRGKVSLAQLRDYAADLPAFTPESAKQELVENIVNQYLFGRVLA; encoded by the coding sequence ATGGCTTCCACTGCGTCTTATTTTCCCTCAGTTAAGCAAATCGCCTACGAGGGACCAAAGTCAGATAATCCTCTTGCGTTCAAATACTATGATGCAAACCGTAAGGTCGCTGGCAAAAGTCTCCGAGAACATCTGAAGTTTGCCGTTTGCTACTGGCATAGTTTCTGTGGAGAAGGCGCGGACCCATTTGGTAGTGGCACGCTAAACCATAAATGGGAGCAGGGCGCTAATGCTATGGATCGGGCAAAGGCTCGTCTTGATGCCGCATTTGAGTTTTTTGTGAAGCTGGGCACACCGTACTACTGTTTTCATGATCGGGACATGGCACCCGAGGGTCAATCTATCAGTGAGAGTGAGAAGAACCTACAAACAATGGTTGGCCTCGCTAAGAAGATGCAGGAGTCTACTGGCGTTAAGCTACTGTGGGGAACTGCCAATCTTTTCAGTCATCCACGCTATATGAACGGAGCCGCAACCAATCCAGATATGAGAGTGGTCGCGCACGCCGCCGCACAAGTCCATGCAGCTCTTGCTGCGACGGTAGAGCTAGGTGGAACATCTTACGTCTTCTGGGGCGGTCGTGAGGGCTATAATGCGCTGCTTAACACAGACATGAAGCGCGAGCTGGATAACTTGGCTCAATTTTTGAGTTTGACGCGGGATTATGGGCGCAAGATCGGATTTAAGGGCGACTTTCTCATCGAACCAAAGCCGATGGAACCCTCCAAGCATCAATATGATTTTGATGCAGCAACGACTATCGGCTTCTTACGGCATCATGGTCTTGATAAGGACTTCAAACTAAATATTGAGGCGAACCATGCAACCTTGGCCAACCACACCTTCGCGCACGAGCTGCAGGTGGCTAGTGATTCGGGGCTGCTCGGTAGTATAGACGCAAATCGTGGTGATGCTCAGAACGGCTGGGACACTGATCAGTTTCCGACTAATGTATATGATGCGGTCGAAGCGATGATGGTGATTCTGAGTTCTGGCGGTTTTGTACATGGTGGGATCAATTTTGATGCCAAAGTGAGGCGCAATTCCACCGATGTTGAGGATCTTTTCATTGGACATATCGGTGCAATGGATAACTTCGCATTTGGGCTAGAAGTAGCAGCTAATCTCATTGAAAGTGGAGCAATTAGTAAGCTTCGCGGTGCGCGGTATGAATCTTTCCAATCAGGAATTGGTCGTGACTTCAGCCGTGGCAAAGTCAGTCTCGCGCAGCTCAGAGATTATGCGGCAGACCTACCAGCGTTCACGCCAGAGAGTGCTAAGCAGGAATTGGTTGAGAATATTGTGAACCAATATCTCTTTGGACGTGTTTTAGCGTAA
- the xylB gene encoding xylulokinase, translating into MLSDKYDDRSVVVGVDLGTQGIKVVLYDFRLRHEVATARSSLALFVGEDGAREQAADWWLDGLRECFAALPSTQKQRALALAVSGQQHGLVALGEDGRVVAPVKLWNDTSTLAECDEIEAILGGREAVIRLIGNPILPGYTASKLLWLKKNRPTAYNEMRHILLPHDYLNYYFTGRITAEAGDASGTGFFDIRRRQWSKEVLRAIDDSRDLLLALPDICPSYESIGCVKSNIAAELGIPADVMVAVGGGDNMMAAIGTGAVFPGALTISLGTSGTLFAYAETPTVSDQGDFASFCSSTGGYLPLACSLNCTSATELVRATMGINLDQFDRNLQASEVGAGGIVALPFFGGERTPECPLGTGTFFGLTSLNTSACNLMRAVVEATVFSLRWGFESMQRQGLVSRVATVTGGGAHSKEWLQIIADVLDLEVKVSPHGEAAAFGAALQALWCLEHSRGRATSIADIVSSHLEFNGERIFTPQRQRVATYTEIFRRYQDLVIMMQARWAHR; encoded by the coding sequence CGTAGCTCACTTGCGTTATTTGTCGGTGAAGATGGTGCCCGCGAGCAGGCCGCGGATTGGTGGCTTGACGGGTTGAGGGAGTGTTTCGCTGCGTTGCCGAGCACCCAGAAACAGCGAGCATTAGCTTTGGCGGTATCGGGTCAACAGCACGGATTGGTCGCGTTGGGCGAAGATGGTCGAGTCGTGGCACCCGTAAAGCTCTGGAACGACACTTCAACATTAGCGGAATGTGATGAGATTGAGGCCATTCTAGGTGGGCGCGAGGCAGTAATTAGGTTGATCGGTAATCCCATTCTACCTGGATACACAGCGTCTAAATTGCTGTGGCTTAAAAAAAATAGGCCTACTGCGTATAACGAGATGAGGCATATTTTATTACCGCATGACTATTTGAATTATTACTTTACAGGGCGTATCACAGCTGAAGCTGGCGATGCATCGGGAACGGGATTTTTCGATATTCGGCGCCGCCAGTGGAGTAAGGAAGTACTCCGTGCCATCGATGACAGCAGAGACCTCCTTCTTGCCCTACCCGACATTTGTCCATCTTACGAATCTATTGGTTGCGTAAAATCTAATATCGCGGCTGAGCTGGGGATCCCCGCAGACGTCATGGTAGCAGTCGGCGGTGGTGACAATATGATGGCCGCCATCGGCACTGGAGCTGTGTTTCCCGGGGCACTCACGATTAGTTTGGGTACATCCGGCACCCTATTTGCGTATGCCGAAACACCAACAGTCTCTGATCAAGGTGATTTTGCATCGTTTTGCTCATCAACAGGTGGCTACCTGCCTCTAGCTTGTTCCCTTAATTGTACCTCTGCAACCGAATTAGTCCGTGCAACTATGGGCATAAATTTAGATCAGTTTGATCGGAATCTGCAGGCAAGTGAGGTGGGCGCTGGTGGTATTGTCGCGCTGCCCTTTTTTGGAGGTGAAAGAACCCCCGAGTGTCCCCTTGGAACAGGTACTTTCTTCGGATTGACTTCGCTTAATACCAGTGCTTGCAATTTAATGCGTGCGGTAGTTGAGGCCACAGTCTTCAGTCTTCGCTGGGGATTTGAATCCATGCAACGGCAAGGTTTAGTCAGCCGCGTAGCAACCGTGACAGGCGGCGGTGCCCATAGTAAAGAGTGGTTACAGATTATTGCGGATGTATTAGATCTCGAAGTCAAGGTGTCACCTCATGGCGAGGCGGCTGCTTTTGGTGCCGCCCTTCAGGCACTGTGGTGTCTTGAACACAGTCGAGGCCGCGCCACAAGCATTGCTGATATCGTCAGCAGTCACCTAGAATTTAACGGAGAAAGAATCTTCACGCCTCAAAGGCAAAGAGTTGCGACCTATACTGAGATCTTTCGTCGTTACCAGGATCTTGTCATAATGATGCAGGCCCGTTGGGCGCATAGATAA
- a CDS encoding ABC transporter permease subunit: MAVISSTQYQSATGDRASWLVDVLLLLFMAALVFGVVQFGRQWLVPATPLEHQSLEIDLSPWALPVYSLKSLARGFLAYGLSLSFTLLYGSVAAKRPRAERVMIPILDILQGIPVLGFLPGLVLGLVAIFPNSNVGLELACIIMIFTGQAWNMTYSFYGSVRSVPVDLREVARLHNFGVLKTFKTLEAPYSMIGLVMNSMVSMAGGWFFLTTTEAFRLGDRDFRLPGIGSYMSEAIDKGDRMAQAYAVLAMALMIVATDWLIWRPLSVWSERFKSEEVAGEREESFVLSILMRSRLLMQFGEWRRRRQSARREKPSALAPADQTSQVRKRTSAPAWEHSLPLLGWLATSAFGGLAIWGGIKLTQLIWELTLNDWLKVLISLCMTFLRTTTAVLLGALWTVPAGIIIGRSRRLSRKLSPVVQVIASFPAPMLFPLVTMAMLWLGVDFAFGCTVLMLVGSQWYILFNVIAGAQSIPGDLRELARMYGVTGWPLWRTLYLPAIFPALVTGLVTAAGGAWNASIVAEFVHYRDQTLIAPGLGSLITKSTEDANFPLLCAGVLTMSLALVVINRVLWKRLYALAGSRFMLTGKS; this comes from the coding sequence ATGGCGGTAATAAGTAGCACGCAATATCAGTCAGCGACTGGCGATCGCGCCAGTTGGCTAGTTGACGTGCTGCTACTGCTTTTCATGGCTGCGCTGGTCTTTGGTGTGGTCCAATTCGGACGTCAATGGCTCGTGCCGGCAACCCCTCTGGAGCATCAGTCGCTCGAGATTGATCTTTCGCCCTGGGCCCTGCCCGTTTACTCCTTAAAATCATTGGCACGCGGTTTTCTGGCCTATGGTTTGTCTTTGTCTTTCACGCTCCTTTACGGTTCCGTCGCAGCCAAGCGCCCACGAGCCGAACGCGTGATGATCCCCATTCTGGATATTTTACAAGGGATTCCGGTATTGGGATTTCTGCCAGGCTTAGTGCTGGGATTGGTGGCGATCTTCCCCAACAGCAACGTAGGTCTGGAACTTGCCTGTATCATCATGATCTTCACTGGCCAGGCCTGGAACATGACTTACTCATTTTATGGCTCCGTACGGTCTGTCCCAGTCGATCTTCGGGAGGTTGCTCGCCTACACAATTTCGGCGTTCTGAAAACCTTCAAAACCCTAGAGGCGCCGTACAGCATGATCGGTCTCGTGATGAACAGCATGGTGAGCATGGCTGGTGGCTGGTTTTTCCTCACTACCACGGAGGCTTTTAGACTAGGCGACCGAGACTTCCGCCTCCCCGGGATCGGTTCTTACATGAGCGAGGCCATTGACAAGGGCGATCGCATGGCACAGGCCTATGCAGTATTGGCCATGGCGCTCATGATTGTGGCTACTGATTGGCTCATCTGGCGCCCCCTGTCCGTATGGTCGGAACGATTTAAGTCAGAGGAGGTGGCTGGTGAACGTGAGGAGTCGTTTGTACTGTCGATCCTTATGCGCTCCCGCTTGCTCATGCAATTCGGTGAGTGGCGTCGCCGGCGGCAATCAGCTAGGCGTGAGAAGCCCTCAGCTTTGGCGCCAGCGGATCAAACCTCTCAAGTAAGAAAGAGAACTAGCGCTCCGGCCTGGGAGCATAGCTTACCGCTCTTGGGTTGGCTCGCCACCTCAGCTTTTGGCGGCTTAGCAATTTGGGGTGGGATCAAACTGACACAGTTAATCTGGGAATTGACTCTCAACGACTGGTTGAAGGTGCTCATATCGCTTTGCATGACCTTCCTACGTACGACCACGGCCGTCCTGCTGGGTGCTCTGTGGACTGTTCCAGCGGGAATCATCATAGGACGATCGCGGCGCCTGTCTCGCAAACTGTCTCCGGTAGTCCAGGTGATTGCGTCCTTCCCAGCTCCCATGCTGTTCCCGCTGGTGACTATGGCTATGTTGTGGCTGGGAGTAGATTTTGCGTTTGGCTGCACAGTATTAATGTTGGTTGGTTCCCAGTGGTACATACTGTTCAACGTGATTGCTGGGGCACAATCCATTCCCGGAGACCTGCGGGAACTTGCTAGAATGTATGGCGTTACTGGATGGCCCTTATGGCGAACGCTGTACCTACCGGCCATTTTTCCCGCCCTAGTAACCGGACTCGTAACTGCTGCTGGCGGGGCATGGAACGCAAGCATTGTTGCGGAATTTGTTCACTATAGAGACCAAACCCTGATAGCTCCTGGACTCGGGTCCTTGATCACTAAATCGACCGAAGATGCTAACTTTCCTTTACTATGCGCTGGGGTGCTGACCATGTCTTTGGCCTTAGTGGTGATAAATCGAGTGCTCTGGAAGCGGCTCTATGCCCTTGCGGGATCTCGCTTCATGTTAACTGGCAAGAGTTGA